ATTTAGCAATTTATgacgtcttttttttttttttcaaatcttaATGTCTTTGTTTATTTAACttataatttcttatttaactTATACTTTCTTCTGCACTATTTGCGAGAAACATTTGTTTGGTTTCTCAATACTATTTATGCTACCGGCAATAACTTTTTattctcaaatttaaatttatccTAACTCCATAATcctaaaatttttaattgagctctttattttcataaatcttttcaaatttatcaCTTTTTGAATTTGATACATGACATTATTATACCTATCGAGCATGTTCTTAAATACGTATAGCCTAAAGGCATACAATTACACAAAATTTCCAATCTATATATCATAATTCAGatgattgtgtgtgtgtgtgtatagtaATGCTTCTGTATAATGAACTATAAACATTTTACCTTTTTGACTGGAGTGTCGTTGGGTTATATCAATCGGGTTTTACAGACTGCTCCTCACATCATAACCATACGGTCGCAACAGATGGTTCCTGACGTAGATTTTTTCAACAACACTTAGCACAACTCTGTTTCGTTTCCTACTACAGAATGTATagtaaaaagtttattttttgaaaaaaaatacatgagATGGACAGGAAACCTTGATTCATTtattcaaacatataatatattattacatagtaacctcctgtagaggatgtgaaacttgtttagctacttatcGTAATAGAAATCACAACACacataaattgaaaatattactGATTTTATTCTGAAAGAAATTGAAGAGGTTGGATGAAGCATTATTCTTCCTTCTGCCTTGATATATATAGAAGTATTGGTAGATTTAAAATCTGAACTTCAAACTTGTGAATTTCTTTGTCAGTTGTGGCCGACAACATGTTTTATTTGGTGTACCACTAGTTAGTGGTTTGTCATGTTGTGGTGGTTAAGTGTTTTATTTTCACGAATGAAGTGGTTGGATCACATGCATTCTTTATCTTCGTCGTGGaatcttttgtttttgtatgGTCCCTAAGGAAAATGTGACTTGTGTGGACCTTCACCACTTTGAATTGTCTTTGCATTATGTATTCGGTCATATTTGGGCTGAAGATTTTTTCTGAATTCTAGCTCTTTTTGGTTGGGCATTCTAGACAGATtctttctgaccatcttccacATGAGCCATGTTGCAAAATTTCTAATGAGTTTCTTTACTTCCCGACTGCTTACTGTTCCACAGAaggtttattttcttttcaaatatttcttctgcaaaacttgtagTTTTTCATGTCATAATATTTAGCAGAAAAGATCCATTTACAGGATTTTGATAAAGCTTAAAGAGAAACTTGACTTTGTTCATATATATGAGACATACCCACAATCCCCAGGCTCATCTAGTGGAGATGTCATCTTCAGTGAGTGATTAAACAAGAGGTGTTTCATTCTCTAGAAAATCTTTGATGAACTTTTGaattgaaacgtctactcattttgaaaattctactgaaacatttttttttaagaaaaaaaaaagctaaGAAGGAAAATACTCACACACNNNNNNNNNNNNNNNNNNNNNNNNNNNNNNNNNNNNNNNNNNNNNNNNNNNNNNNNNNNNNNNNNNNNNNNNNNNNNNNNNNNNNNNNNNNNNNNNNNNNttaaacaacgccggtgtcaaatcccgagtttcggggcgtgacaacaATTCAACATGTTAATAAAGTGtaattaaaatcatacatattaattattatattatatattctgtgccattaattaattttcttctGTTTTATTAGCATCGTTCAATCTTTCTTCACAACTTTTGCTCAAATAAAGTGGAATCACAcccaataaaaacaaataattcaaaGCAATAACTTTTCAATAAATGCCTCATGAAGTCCTGTCAAGAGTTcttgaaccaaaaaaaaaaaaataataatttaacaatattttggaatattaaTCTAAGAAATTGTTTAACGCCGAATGAGGTTTGACTAAAGAGTGCTCATTAATTtcataattcatatatatatatatagttgttCATGGGCTCCAAGTAATCAAAAGCCTCTTTCAAAAGGATCGAAGATGGacttttctatatatatatatagataatttaATTTCCTTTTCccttgtttaatttatttttatcggtACAGCTAATATGAAATATGAATGGGGccatgttattttttaaaattttttattaatatattattattatcatcggGAAAACAACGTACGAACGGTAATACTCACACTAATTATAAATAATGGCTCTCGTTTTGTCTTCTTATGTGTTCAAATAAAAACTTATTGAACGCACAAATTATTGATTATAGTATTAGTAATTAACTTTAGAATTTGAAAAAAGAATAGAGCTTTCTTGTGAAAGTTGATGAAATTTCTTAATGAAACTCGTGTGGCAGAGTGCACCCAATCAAGGGGACAATTGGTCTGCATATTTTAGTACAATTAGGTCGTGTTAAGCAgatattaatctttaaattcgTATGAACTACTCACATTAGGTAAactatttaataattttaatgtaACCCAAATAATTGAAATACTAATAAATCTCAAGCGTGTGCTTTGTTCAATAACaatgattatatatttatttatgacaaaaacttgtgtgagacggtctcacgggtcgtattttgtaatacggatctcttatttgggtcattcatgaaaaagtattactttttatgctaagagtattactttttattgtgaatatcggtacgGTTGACCCGTACGTCTCACAtttaaagattcgtgagaccgtctcacaagagacctactttttgttatatatatatatacatctaaTTTAAAATTACGAAAAACTTAACAAAATGGGTTATGTGAAATGGATTTGACTCCGATCCTCTTAGTGGAAAATTAGATCTTGTTGCACTAATTTAGTctgttttatgtttttagttctttttttttaaattgaaataatGTCAgcatttttcccaaaaaaaggACTGGAAgtaggaaaagaaaaaaagctAAGTTAATATATTAAAGTGAAATTTCATGCTATCCTTGTGGTAATACTCAAAGAGTCTATCCAaagttatatatttaataatagaCATGAAGTTACTCAAAAATTAATGGACCTTATATGTATCGATAAATGTCCATCTTGAGATGCTGATCTTAGATCACTCTTGCATTAAGtcctgttttttttattaatggaggaccaagttctgatttaaaccaaacaaaaatgatttattttccCATTGAAACGATTGTAAGAAAACTAAACATTTGACAACATAAAGATTACATAGTCGGAGATAAGATAAGTTCGCGCAAGTCAAGTTTATGTGGATGGTTCGATtgaaaatctttttaaaattttaaagttcgAGCTTTTTGATGATTGAGTTAAGATTCAATTCTAATCCGAATTAGAAAAACAATGTCCTCTCAAttgttttgttaaaaaataaaaatataaaaaaaagccAAAAATCTGGCTAGTATTGTTTATATGCTTATATACCCTAACACGAACAATGTTAAGGATAACTTATGAACCTCCACTCCCAACGCCAAACCACCTAACTAAAGTAACATGTTTCTTTGTTAGAACTATACATTTATTTATGGGAGAAACGACACAAGAATACTCCAACCTCAAAGATGCATGCATTTTCTTTTGTCCCAGCCACTGCATATAAAATAATTGCattataaaacaattttttatttattttttatgacgtTAAAACTTGATGCATGCGGCTTCCTTTCGGAATAAATTTCTGGACTAACTCAATAACATGCAAActatatttacaaaataaaatgcaTTGCGTAAGTCAGCGACATGGTCGCATGATTCCACTTGAATCGGTAAAGGACGATAGttacaataaatttaaactCTAATTCCAAGGTTTTCACAAGTGGGATTCACGATACACTGGCTGGTGTTTACGTTACTATAAAATTAAGACAGAGGAAATTCCCATTTAccgaaaattattaatttgattgatcAAGGAAAATTAATCTCTGATAGATTTCCACTCTCTTAAATTAAACATCGTAGCACAAACCCTCTTCATATATCATACTGTCCCTTATATACATCAGCGATTCTGGAAAATATCGTCGAGGTTAGAGCATCAGAACATATATGAACGGTAAAGGAAAGATATTACAACATTTGATTTCAGTTTTCATTCTTCATCATTCCAAAAGCCAGCGCTTGAAGCTCGCTCAAATCCGTCTGCGAAGCTCTCCTCTTGCTGTAGGGTTGTTGCAACGGAACGAGATCTTCTTGAATAATCCCATTATTTTGTCCGTGATCGATCGAATCAAACGAACTCTGGGGCGTAATCGAATTACTCATGTTATTTGGGAAAGATTGATATGGGAACATCGATCCCATTAATCCTCCTGCTGCACTGCTGTTTGGCCATAGATTTTCTCTAGTTCTTGATGTCTGAACAAGGTTTTGGGTTAGTTGAGCTTTCGCCAGCATCAATTGAGCTTGCAAATATGCCACCTATATATTCACGCCGATATCAGAAAATTACGCTACAAAACATGTTCAAGATCATCAGGGAAATTAAGtttataataaatcatataattcACCTGTTGTTGCAAGGCAAAGATATGAGCCACGCAACCGTAAACAGGATCTCGAATTCTTGCTTGAGCTTCATAAGAAATAGTGACCACTGCCTCGCAACGATCAGCCACGGGCACATGCAGCAACAGTTTAGACACGTTGCTCGCTCCAAACACCTTATGAATGGCAGCAAATCTTGCCGGGCCCTGTTCCGAGCAAAAATAAGGTGCGAAAACACAATCCGCCGCACACTTCCGGCGGAGAAACTTGCATGCACCGCAAGGAGATCCAGTCCCACTCGACATTTCGTAATATATAaatatcaggaaaaaaaaaagacctaCAACTTTCAGAAAAGGAAAGAAAGTTCAGGCGGCACACGGGTACACTAGAAAATGGCGCAGATACGAAGAAGGCATGTTGCAGTGTTATGGGGTTCGAAAGGGAGACATGTAAGTTTCGAGTGTATGGTTCTAAGGAGACATTTATTAATGGCTTATGCAATATGGGGTTGAATCTTTAAGAGCTTTATACCCGTCATGATCAAGCCCACGATTTTTAGTTCATTTTTCACGTCACCAAGGAAGAATTTTTAAAGGCTTTTTTCGACATATAATTGGAAATACAACTCGGGATTTTAGTCTAAGATGCATTATTTATTGATGTGGATGAAGTTTGTTTCAATGGATGacacacaaaaaaatataatttttgcgCCGAACGCCGCCGCACCTTGGGAACTGCTGCTAAAAAATATTGTTGCTTTCTTGAAATTGTTTTCTTAATTTGTCGATGAGCATAGACGAAGGTTCTCAAACCAGGCTTTAATTAATGATATTTAGTGAAGTTTGATTGCTTTGATACACCTCTAATTATGTAAAGTATAATGATTAAGGTCGTGTGACTCATGGTTCAATGTATTTAAATGTCACAATCCTCACAGTTTCTTTGGACAAATCCTTTTCTGAGTTTTCCAATAAGTGGGTGCCCAACtgagataataaattattagCTAACTATCATATACatttatgcatatatatatacataaatatatatatatatatatatatatacagtaAAGTTGACTTGTGCCTTTATGACTTTGAAGCTAGGTGATGAAAAAGGTGGCTACTTTGCTTTGAGTTCATAAAGCCAATGAGGTTGGGAATTGGGTAGAAAATGGTCATGAAATCAGTGTTCTCTTATCTATTTTATGAGCTCAATAAAAGGGTATACTTATTATTCAGGAATTGATTTGACTCATTACAAATTAACCTTTCACGATAAGTCCATCTCTGATTTATTGCATCACATTCTGAACTAAATTAATGTTATACCAAGATCATATCCAATTTATTACACTACATTTCATATTACAATAAAATATTCTcataatattcttttttatttcaatataaaaaattatttaaattaattattttatataaaaattaataaaaataatctttgaataaaatatataaatcattggAAGTAAAAAAAACACGaacatttaatattaaattaataatataaaacagacataacattaaatatttgaactactatattgttataaaaaaatgCTCAATT
This window of the Primulina huaijiensis isolate GDHJ02 chromosome 3, ASM1229523v2, whole genome shotgun sequence genome carries:
- the LOC140972157 gene encoding LOB domain-containing protein 16-like, which produces MSSGTGSPCGACKFLRRKCAADCVFAPYFCSEQGPARFAAIHKVFGASNVSKLLLHVPVADRCEAVVTISYEAQARIRDPVYGCVAHIFALQQQVAYLQAQLMLAKAQLTQNLVQTSRTRENLWPNSSAAGGLMGSMFPYQSFPNNMSNSITPQSSFDSIDHGQNNGIIQEDLVPLQQPYSKRRASQTDLSELQALAFGMMKNEN